A stretch of Candidatus Sphingomonas phytovorans DNA encodes these proteins:
- a CDS encoding rhodanese-related sulfurtransferase, producing MTNRPAPLRVAALYRFARFVDPAALRAPLAQLCEGNGIRGTILLAAEGINGTIAGTPDAIERVLDHIRTLPGCADIEVKDSQAAKMPFHRMKVRLKREIVTMGEPDIDPLQEVGHYVAPADWNELIDAPGTILIDTRNDYEVAIGSFTGAIDPKTHSFRDFPAWFRAHRDELAAAPKIAMFCTGGIRCEKATAFLKAEGLDEVYHLEGGILKYLEEIPTEQSRWEGECFVFDQRVAVTHGLEIGTHALCHACRMPVSPEDRASPLYVEGVTCPACHDSRNEEQRAGYAERHRQERLAENRGEAHVGRVFAGDAEGTPPASHQE from the coding sequence ATGACTAATCGCCCCGCCCCTCTTCGCGTCGCAGCGCTCTACCGCTTTGCCAGGTTCGTCGATCCGGCGGCATTGCGGGCACCGCTTGCACAATTGTGCGAGGGGAACGGGATACGCGGCACGATCCTGCTCGCAGCTGAAGGCATCAACGGCACCATCGCGGGCACGCCCGACGCGATCGAGCGCGTGCTCGACCATATCCGCACCCTGCCCGGCTGCGCGGATATCGAGGTAAAGGATTCGCAAGCCGCGAAGATGCCGTTCCACCGAATGAAGGTCCGCCTCAAGCGCGAGATCGTGACGATGGGCGAGCCCGATATCGACCCGCTGCAGGAGGTCGGCCACTATGTCGCGCCCGCCGACTGGAACGAACTGATCGACGCGCCGGGCACGATCCTGATCGACACGCGCAACGATTACGAAGTCGCGATCGGCAGCTTCACGGGCGCGATCGACCCGAAGACGCACAGCTTCCGCGATTTCCCCGCCTGGTTTCGCGCGCATCGCGACGAACTCGCTGCCGCGCCCAAGATCGCAATGTTCTGCACCGGCGGCATCCGCTGCGAGAAAGCGACCGCTTTCCTCAAGGCCGAAGGGCTGGACGAGGTCTATCACCTTGAAGGCGGCATCCTGAAATATCTCGAGGAAATACCCACCGAACAGAGCCGCTGGGAGGGCGAATGCTTCGTCTTCGACCAGCGCGTGGCGGTCACCCACGGGCTGGAGATCGGGACACATGCGCTGTGTCACGCCTGCCGTATGCCGGTCAGCCCGGAAGACCGCGCTTCACCGCTCTATGTCGAAGGCGTGACCTGCCCCGCCTGCCACGATTCGCGCAACGAGGAGCAGCGCGCCGGCTATGCCGAGCGGCATCGCCAGGAGCGCCTGGCGGAAAACCGAGGCGAGGCGCATGTCGGGCGGGTGTTCGCCGGAGACGCTGAAGGAACGCCCCCGGCAAGCCATCAAGAATAA
- the glpD gene encoding glycerol-3-phosphate dehydrogenase yields MTHDLLIIGGGINGCAIAREASLLGLKVLLVERDDLAGHTSSASTKLIHGGLRYLEYYEFKLVAEALRERERLIHAAPHIIRPLLFVLPQENSVRPWWMIRLGLYLYDMLGGKMSLPRSRGLRASDRAYSAPLKGGNRGFVYSDAFVDDARLTVLNAVDAANNGAEIAVGVALESARREGDVWHASLSDGRQVSARAIVNAAGPWVHQMLDSLGITAKSGVRLVKGSHIVVPKLYDGDHAYILQLPDRRIVFAIPYQGAFTEIGTTDIPVDHPEDAKISADEIAYLCKAANSHFAKQITPADVTSSWSGVRPLYDDGASEAKAVTRDYVLELDTNGPALLSVFGGKITTARHLAEEALGRLSAPLGLTTHPVTRARVFPGGAVPDFPLFLAQVRQTWPFLGEERSRRMAHAYGTMLAEMLADVKDAAGMGPDLGGGLTEIEARWMKSREWARTPEDALIRRSKIGLHLTDAERSAFAERWAALS; encoded by the coding sequence ATGACCCATGATCTCCTCATCATCGGCGGCGGCATCAATGGCTGCGCGATCGCGCGCGAGGCGTCGCTGCTCGGCCTCAAGGTGCTGCTCGTCGAACGCGACGACCTTGCCGGCCATACCTCGTCAGCCTCGACCAAGCTGATCCATGGCGGGCTGCGCTATCTCGAATATTACGAGTTCAAGCTGGTCGCCGAGGCGCTGCGCGAGCGCGAACGGCTGATTCACGCAGCGCCGCATATCATCCGCCCGCTGCTGTTCGTTCTGCCGCAGGAAAACTCGGTGCGCCCGTGGTGGATGATCCGGCTGGGCCTTTATCTCTATGATATGCTCGGCGGGAAGATGTCCCTGCCCCGCTCACGCGGTCTGCGGGCGAGCGACAGAGCCTATTCGGCACCGCTCAAGGGCGGCAACCGGGGCTTCGTCTATTCCGATGCGTTCGTCGACGATGCCCGGCTGACCGTTCTCAATGCCGTCGATGCCGCGAACAACGGCGCGGAGATCGCGGTTGGCGTCGCGCTCGAATCGGCGCGGCGAGAGGGCGATGTGTGGCACGCAAGCCTTTCTGACGGCCGGCAGGTTTCGGCCCGCGCGATCGTCAACGCGGCCGGGCCCTGGGTGCATCAGATGCTCGACTCGCTCGGCATCACCGCGAAGAGCGGCGTCCGGCTGGTCAAGGGCAGCCACATCGTCGTGCCGAAGCTCTATGACGGCGACCACGCCTATATCCTGCAGCTGCCCGACCGCCGAATCGTCTTCGCGATCCCCTATCAGGGGGCGTTCACCGAGATCGGCACGACGGATATCCCGGTCGACCATCCCGAGGACGCAAAGATCAGCGCCGACGAGATCGCCTATCTCTGCAAGGCGGCCAACAGCCATTTCGCGAAGCAGATCACGCCCGCCGACGTCACCTCGAGCTGGTCTGGCGTCCGCCCGCTCTACGACGACGGCGCGAGCGAGGCGAAGGCGGTCACGCGTGATTATGTGCTTGAACTCGATACGAACGGCCCTGCCCTGCTCAGCGTGTTCGGCGGCAAGATCACCACTGCGCGGCATCTTGCCGAGGAAGCGCTCGGCAGGCTTTCCGCCCCGCTGGGGCTGACCACGCATCCCGTGACTCGGGCGCGGGTCTTTCCCGGCGGTGCCGTCCCCGATTTTCCTCTCTTCCTGGCGCAGGTCCGCCAGACCTGGCCGTTCCTCGGCGAAGAACGCTCCCGGCGCATGGCCCATGCCTACGGCACGATGCTGGCCGAGATGCTGGCCGACGTGAAGGATGCGGCCGGCATGGGCCCCGACCTGGGCGGCGGCCTGACCGAGATCGAAGCACGCTGGATGAAGAGTCGCGAATGGGCGCGCACCCCGGAAGACGCACTGATTCGCCGAAGCAAGATCGGCCTCCACCTGACCGATGCGGAGCGGTCCGCCTTCGCTGAGCGTTGGGCTGCCCTTAGCTGA
- a CDS encoding YciI family protein, whose translation MQYMLLIYEDESVYGEEPDSPAVTDIIQRHIAFGDDVGEARQGGAGLLPTSMATTVVTRSGAQTIHDGPFAETREQLGGFYLIEAPDLDAAIAIARKLPLHADGSIEIRPVLGDTD comes from the coding sequence ATGCAATATATGCTCCTGATCTATGAGGACGAGAGCGTCTATGGCGAGGAGCCAGACAGCCCTGCCGTCACGGACATCATCCAGCGCCATATCGCGTTCGGCGATGATGTCGGCGAGGCGCGGCAGGGCGGGGCCGGCCTGTTGCCGACCAGCATGGCCACCACCGTCGTGACCCGGTCCGGCGCGCAGACAATCCATGACGGTCCGTTCGCCGAGACCAGGGAACAGCTTGGCGGCTTCTATCTGATCGAAGCGCCCGATCTGGATGCGGCGATCGCCATCGCGAGGAAGCTCCCGCTCCACGCCGACGGATCGATCGAGATCCGGCCGGTGCTCGGCGATACCGATTGA
- the rpsG gene encoding 30S ribosomal protein S7, producing MARRRRPEKRVILPDPQYGDEVLSKFMNSVMLDGKKSVAELIVYGALATVEQRAKKDPIGVFHEALANVKPGIEVRSRRVGGATYQVPVEVRPERAQALAIRWLISAARARSENTMSARLSGELMDAANNRGNAVKKREDTHRMAEANRAFSHYRW from the coding sequence ATGGCACGTCGTCGTCGTCCCGAAAAGCGGGTCATCCTGCCTGATCCCCAATATGGTGATGAGGTCCTCTCCAAGTTCATGAACAGCGTCATGCTGGACGGCAAGAAGTCCGTCGCCGAACTGATCGTCTATGGCGCCCTCGCAACCGTCGAGCAGCGCGCGAAGAAGGATCCGATCGGCGTGTTTCACGAGGCGCTCGCCAACGTTAAGCCGGGTATCGAGGTCCGTTCGCGCCGCGTCGGCGGTGCGACCTACCAGGTTCCCGTCGAGGTGCGCCCCGAGCGCGCCCAGGCGCTGGCCATCCGCTGGCTGATTTCCGCCGCCCGTGCGCGGTCGGAGAACACCATGTCGGCACGCTTGTCGGGCGAGTTGATGGATGCCGCCAACAACCGCGGCAACGCGGTGAAGAAGCGCGAAGACACCCATCGTATGGCCGAG
- a CDS encoding sigma factor-like helix-turn-helix DNA-binding protein yields the protein MSPALDRAARDHGARVRAALAAQFRDLDIAEDAFAEACARAVAAWAIEAPRDPAAWLYRVAERAALDMVRRRAVRSGASLPDPELPLSPEEELMADTRLIPDERLKLIFICCHPAIHPEARAALTLKLVCGLSTPEIARTFLLPEPTLAQRLVRAKHKIARAGVPFEVPSRDAWPERLDAVLSTIEIAYAKAHEDAGGSGRHAGYAYEMLGITATLATLAPGEPEVLALAATVRFAEARRPARVDTEGVMVPLDQQDPADWDTALIVEARAFLARALSAGAPGRRALQALIHAEWCARASLAGPAPWRSVLVLYDALLALRDDAIVRLNRAVALAQVAGPETALEEVDALDAPGLADFLPYHAVRADLLARVGLTEAAREAYDATLTLSPERAERSWLESRRAALED from the coding sequence TTGAGTCCAGCGCTGGACCGGGCCGCGCGCGATCACGGCGCGCGCGTTCGTGCCGCGCTGGCGGCCCAGTTCCGCGATCTCGATATCGCCGAGGATGCGTTCGCCGAGGCATGTGCACGGGCAGTTGCCGCATGGGCGATCGAGGCGCCGCGCGATCCAGCGGCATGGCTCTATCGTGTCGCCGAGCGCGCCGCGCTCGACATGGTTCGGCGGCGCGCGGTACGATCGGGCGCCTCGCTGCCCGATCCCGAACTACCCCTCAGCCCGGAGGAGGAACTGATGGCCGATACCAGGCTGATCCCGGACGAGCGACTGAAGCTGATCTTCATCTGCTGCCATCCCGCGATCCATCCGGAGGCACGCGCGGCATTGACGCTCAAGCTGGTCTGCGGACTTTCGACACCGGAGATCGCGCGGACCTTTCTCCTTCCCGAACCGACGCTCGCTCAACGGCTGGTGCGCGCGAAGCACAAGATCGCTCGTGCCGGCGTGCCCTTCGAGGTCCCGAGTCGCGACGCATGGCCGGAGCGGCTCGACGCGGTGCTGAGCACGATCGAGATCGCCTATGCCAAGGCGCATGAGGATGCGGGCGGCAGTGGCCGTCACGCCGGCTACGCGTACGAAATGCTCGGCATCACCGCAACGCTCGCCACGCTGGCTCCCGGAGAGCCGGAAGTACTGGCGCTGGCGGCGACAGTGCGATTCGCCGAAGCGCGGCGCCCGGCGCGGGTCGATACGGAAGGCGTGATGGTGCCGCTCGACCAGCAGGACCCGGCGGACTGGGATACAGCGTTAATCGTGGAGGCGCGCGCCTTTCTCGCCCGGGCACTCAGCGCCGGGGCGCCGGGCAGGCGTGCCCTGCAGGCGTTGATCCATGCGGAATGGTGCGCCCGCGCTTCGCTCGCCGGGCCAGCGCCGTGGCGGTCGGTGCTCGTGCTGTACGACGCGCTGCTCGCCTTGCGCGACGACGCCATCGTCCGGCTGAATCGCGCCGTGGCACTGGCCCAGGTCGCCGGACCGGAGACGGCGCTTGAGGAAGTCGATGCGCTGGATGCGCCGGGACTGGCGGATTTCCTGCCCTATCATGCCGTCCGTGCCGATCTGCTGGCACGGGTCGGTCTGACCGAAGCGGCGCGAGAGGCCTACGATGCTACGCTGACGCTCAGCCCGGAACGAGCCGAACGTTCATGGCTGGAGAGCCGACGCGCGGCGCTGGAGGACTGA
- the rpsL gene encoding 30S ribosomal protein S12, with product MPTINQLVRKGRDPQKAKSKVPAMEQNPQKRGVCTRVYTTTPKKPNSALRKVAKVRLTNQREVISYIPGEGHNLQEHSVVLIRGGRVRDLPGVRYHVLRGVLDTQGVKDRRQSRSKYGAKRPK from the coding sequence ATGCCGACGATTAACCAGCTGGTCCGCAAGGGCCGCGACCCGCAGAAGGCCAAGTCAAAGGTCCCTGCAATGGAGCAGAACCCGCAGAAGCGCGGCGTCTGCACCCGCGTCTACACGACGACTCCGAAGAAGCCGAATTCGGCTCTGCGCAAGGTTGCCAAGGTCCGCCTGACCAACCAGCGCGAAGTCATCAGCTACATCCCCGGCGAGGGGCACAACCTCCAGGAGCACTCAGTGGTGCTGATCCGTGGCGGCCGCGTTCGCGACCTTCCCGGCGTCCGCTATCATGTTCTCCGCGGCGTGCTCGATACGCAGGGCGTGAAGGATCGTCGCCAGTCGCGTTCCAAGTACGGCGCAAAGCGTCCGAAGTAA